A DNA window from Flavisolibacter ginsenosidimutans contains the following coding sequences:
- a CDS encoding MBL fold metallo-hydrolase has translation MAVEVCSIASGSNGNCYYVGNENEAVLVDAGISCKEIELRMKRAGLSLQKVKAVFVSHEHTDHISGLPVLAKKYKLPVFISEGTLKGSRLWFEKSLLHHFTASEDVVIGDLTVHPFSKLHDAADPFSFTVSCNNTIVGVITDIGKACENVVYHFQQCHAVFLESNYDEQMLDKGRYPFYLKNRIRNGYGHISNRQALDLFLQHRSPSLSHLFLSHLSYNNNCPKLVEDLFAANAGKVKTIVTSRSRETEVYKLAALSALLQNNFDAFVQQPQLAFSF, from the coding sequence ATGGCGGTAGAAGTCTGTTCCATTGCGTCGGGCAGCAACGGAAATTGTTATTATGTGGGCAACGAAAACGAAGCCGTTCTTGTGGACGCGGGCATTTCGTGTAAAGAAATTGAGCTGCGGATGAAGCGAGCCGGCCTGTCGCTGCAAAAAGTGAAAGCCGTTTTTGTTTCGCACGAGCATACCGACCATATTTCAGGCCTTCCCGTTCTGGCAAAAAAATACAAGCTCCCGGTTTTCATCAGCGAAGGAACACTAAAAGGAAGCCGGCTTTGGTTTGAAAAAAGCTTGCTTCATCATTTTACCGCAAGCGAAGACGTTGTGATTGGCGACCTTACCGTGCATCCCTTTTCAAAGCTGCACGACGCTGCTGATCCCTTTAGCTTTACGGTTTCTTGCAACAACACAATCGTTGGCGTGATAACCGATATTGGCAAGGCTTGCGAGAACGTGGTGTACCATTTTCAACAATGCCACGCCGTGTTTTTGGAAAGCAATTACGACGAGCAAATGCTGGACAAAGGCCGTTATCCCTTTTACCTAAAGAACCGCATCCGTAACGGCTACGGCCACATTTCCAACCGGCAGGCACTGGATTTGTTTCTGCAACACCGTTCGCCGTCTTTGTCGCATCTTTTCCTTTCGCACCTCTCGTACAACAACAACTGCCCAAAGCTGGTTGAAGACTTGTTTGCAGCAAATGCAGGTAAGGTAAAAACTATTGTCACATCAAGAAGCCGGGAAACAGAAGTATATAAACTCGCTGCTTTAAGTGCGTTGCTTCAAAACAATTTCGATGCGTTTGTGCAACAGCCGCAACTTGCTTTTTCTTTCTAA
- a CDS encoding PepSY-like domain-containing protein, with translation MKTPFKRAFLAIASATLLFTACKKSDLTQTGSSSTSNTIAVAASLTSSTASTSSTTQDSVYLVQPCGRGGRRDSVAQSSLPSAVGSYLSANYSGYTFSKAFAVKDASGNTTGYVVVIYYNNTPVGLQFDSAGAFVKVLEQREKGDLDGAGWHHGGRFEHRDGQQRDSIALSALPSSITAYFAANYATDTLVKAFRDRDSSIVVLSKNNGAFATVFTASGSFVKRIQLHDSTGSAQAIDLSALPSTAANYLSTTYPNYVFEKAFSVSQNGALKGYVVFIDANNTKYAVEFDATGNFLHAKTIH, from the coding sequence ATGAAAACTCCATTTAAAAGAGCATTCCTTGCTATTGCTTCAGCGACCCTTTTGTTCACGGCTTGTAAAAAAAGCGACTTAACACAAACGGGCAGTTCCTCCACGTCAAACACGATTGCCGTTGCAGCTTCGTTAACTTCTTCAACCGCATCCACCAGCTCCACCACGCAGGACAGCGTTTATTTAGTGCAGCCTTGTGGCCGCGGCGGACGAAGAGACTCCGTTGCGCAATCAAGCCTGCCTTCTGCCGTTGGCTCTTATCTTTCGGCTAACTATTCGGGCTACACGTTTAGCAAGGCCTTCGCCGTTAAAGACGCTTCTGGCAACACAACCGGCTACGTTGTTGTGATCTACTACAACAACACTCCCGTGGGTCTTCAGTTTGACAGCGCTGGCGCTTTTGTGAAGGTGCTTGAGCAAAGAGAAAAGGGTGATTTGGACGGCGCGGGATGGCATCACGGCGGCCGGTTTGAACACCGCGACGGCCAGCAAAGAGACAGCATTGCGTTGAGCGCATTGCCTTCTTCTATCACGGCTTATTTTGCAGCCAATTATGCAACCGATACGTTGGTAAAAGCCTTCCGCGACCGCGACAGCAGCATTGTTGTATTGTCGAAAAATAACGGCGCTTTTGCGACGGTGTTTACCGCAAGCGGCTCGTTTGTAAAACGCATTCAACTGCACGATAGTACGGGATCGGCCCAGGCAATTGATCTTTCTGCGCTGCCTTCCACTGCGGCAAATTATTTGTCTACGACTTATCCCAACTATGTCTTTGAAAAAGCGTTTTCTGTTTCGCAAAACGGAGCGCTGAAAGGTTACGTTGTGTTTATTGACGCCAACAACACGAAGTACGCCGTGGAGTTTGACGCGACGGGCAACTTCCTGCACGCAAAAACTATTCACTAA
- a CDS encoding N-acetylornithine carbamoyltransferase produces MKNFLSVHDVADINALVKKALAYKASPFSEKALGQNKRIGCLFLNPSMRTRLSTQIAAQNLGMEAIVFNIGSEGWALEFEDGAIMNGTTVEHVKDAAPIMGNYFDILAIRTFPSLKDREEDYSEKYIRQFVKYAGIPVVSLESATLHPLQSLTDVITIQEAIGNQQSAIGNAKPKIVLTWAPHVKPLPQCVANSFAQWINAWGEADFLITHPEGYDLAEEFTRGATITHNQDEALENADFIYVKNWSSYQQYGQILSTDQSWMLTSEKLKLTNNAKVMHCLPVRRNVELSDEILDGTNSIITKEASNRVWAAQAVLSEILQSI; encoded by the coding sequence TTGAAGAATTTTCTTTCCGTTCACGATGTAGCCGACATTAATGCTTTGGTGAAAAAAGCATTGGCTTATAAAGCATCGCCGTTTAGTGAAAAGGCGTTGGGGCAAAACAAACGCATCGGCTGTTTGTTTTTGAACCCGAGCATGCGCACCCGCTTAAGTACGCAAATTGCGGCACAAAACCTCGGCATGGAAGCCATTGTTTTTAACATTGGATCGGAAGGCTGGGCTTTGGAATTTGAAGACGGCGCCATCATGAACGGAACAACGGTGGAGCATGTGAAAGATGCAGCGCCCATCATGGGAAACTATTTTGACATTCTTGCTATTCGCACCTTTCCTTCGTTGAAAGACCGCGAAGAAGATTACAGCGAAAAATACATTCGCCAATTTGTAAAATACGCCGGCATTCCTGTCGTGAGTTTGGAAAGTGCTACGCTGCATCCGTTGCAAAGCCTTACGGATGTTATTACGATTCAGGAAGCAATCGGCAATCAGCAATCGGCAATCGGAAACGCCAAGCCGAAAATTGTTCTTACCTGGGCTCCGCATGTAAAGCCTTTGCCGCAATGTGTGGCCAATAGTTTTGCGCAATGGATAAACGCCTGGGGCGAAGCGGATTTCTTGATAACACATCCCGAAGGTTACGACCTGGCGGAAGAATTTACACGCGGCGCAACAATTACGCATAACCAGGATGAAGCGTTGGAAAATGCTGATTTTATTTACGTGAAAAACTGGAGCTCGTACCAGCAATACGGGCAAATATTGAGTACCGATCAAAGCTGGATGCTAACGAGCGAAAAACTAAAGCTCACGAACAACGCGAAGGTGATGCACTGTTTGCCGGTGCGCCGCAACGTAGAGTTGAGCGATGAAATATTGGACGGTACTAACAGCATCATTACAAAAGAAGCGTCAAACAGGGTGTGGGCGGCGCAAGCGGTATTGAGCGAAATTCTACAAAGCATTTAG
- a CDS encoding tRNA1(Val) (adenine(37)-N6)-methyltransferase has translation MKVTTDGCLFGAWASARIASAQLELKNCLDIGAGSGLLSLMIAQKNNINIDAIEIDSNAAVQAKQNVAASAWSNQINVITQDVLTWQTAKQYDCIVSNPPFYESELKSGRKTKNLAHHDEGLKLPQLFSFIKSHLTEEGTFFLLLPAKRAKEIDSLLKQENLYQCQRILVKQTPNHQPFRLMIRGGKKEVGQVEATTSVKDENDKYTPAFTALLKDYYLYL, from the coding sequence ATGAAAGTGACGACCGATGGTTGCTTGTTTGGCGCCTGGGCTTCAGCCAGAATTGCAAGCGCACAATTGGAATTGAAAAACTGCTTAGACATTGGCGCGGGCAGTGGCTTGCTTTCCTTGATGATTGCACAGAAAAACAACATTAACATTGATGCGATTGAAATTGACAGCAACGCGGCGGTACAGGCAAAGCAAAATGTGGCCGCTTCGGCGTGGAGCAACCAAATCAACGTGATCACGCAAGATGTTTTAACCTGGCAAACGGCCAAACAATACGACTGCATTGTTTCCAATCCGCCTTTCTACGAAAGTGAATTGAAATCAGGCCGCAAAACCAAAAATCTTGCGCACCACGACGAAGGATTGAAGCTTCCGCAGCTCTTCTCCTTCATCAAAAGTCATTTGACAGAAGAAGGAACATTTTTTCTGTTGCTGCCGGCAAAAAGAGCGAAAGAAATTGATAGCTTGTTGAAGCAGGAAAACCTTTATCAATGCCAACGAATTCTGGTAAAACAAACACCCAACCATCAGCCGTTTCGGCTGATGATAAGGGGCGGTAAAAAAGAAGTCGGGCAAGTTGAAGCGACAACGTCCGTTAAAGATGAAAACGACAAATACACGCCTGCGTTTACTGCGCTCTTAAAAGATTATTACCTGTATTTATAA
- a CDS encoding sensor histidine kinase, which yields MNRNRKMVVFHILGWALFCALVVAFVRGFGQSFSSFGVLFFLMFVLVYAALFYTNALLLLPRFYFRKNYLAYFGAIFLLLVAVYFSRPFENLVLHRGEGMRKEELRFRKPPPDFDLESSPEEERGKQPLRLDIVSVVLFVAVLSVSSVQQIVRQWQTSERRAAQAEADKVTAELLFLKAQINPHFLFNTLNNIYSLAITKSEHTPDAVLKLSSILRYLTDDVRHDFVPLPSEVNCVRNYIELQKLRINRKVTLEFAVEGNIEDKKIAPLLFMTFIENAFKYGISSHEACTISIHIRADERSIHLFCKNRIFDREEEETMREGVGISNAKKRLAYLYPEKYLLNIDTQKEHFTVDLMIIT from the coding sequence ATGAACCGAAACCGAAAAATGGTGGTCTTTCACATTCTTGGATGGGCTTTGTTCTGTGCTTTGGTAGTGGCCTTTGTTAGAGGCTTTGGACAAAGCTTTTCTTCTTTTGGTGTGTTGTTCTTTTTGATGTTTGTGCTGGTGTACGCAGCTTTGTTTTATACCAATGCCTTACTGCTGCTACCACGGTTTTATTTCCGTAAAAATTATCTTGCTTATTTCGGTGCAATCTTCTTATTGTTGGTCGCCGTGTATTTTTCCCGGCCTTTTGAAAACCTTGTTTTACACCGCGGAGAAGGAATGCGAAAGGAGGAATTGCGTTTCCGAAAGCCGCCACCCGATTTTGATCTGGAGTCATCGCCGGAAGAAGAGCGGGGTAAGCAGCCGCTTCGTCTTGATATTGTTAGCGTGGTTCTTTTTGTGGCCGTGTTGTCGGTAAGCTCAGTGCAGCAAATTGTGCGGCAGTGGCAAACGTCCGAACGGCGGGCGGCACAGGCAGAAGCGGACAAGGTTACGGCCGAACTGCTGTTTTTGAAAGCGCAGATCAACCCGCATTTTTTATTCAATACACTCAACAATATTTATTCGCTGGCCATCACCAAAAGCGAACACACACCAGACGCAGTGCTGAAGCTTTCGTCCATTCTTCGTTATTTAACCGACGACGTGCGCCACGATTTTGTGCCCTTGCCAAGCGAGGTGAATTGCGTTCGCAATTATATTGAATTACAAAAGCTCCGCATCAACAGGAAGGTGACGTTGGAATTTGCGGTAGAAGGCAATATTGAAGACAAAAAAATAGCCCCGCTGCTCTTTATGACCTTTATTGAAAACGCATTCAAGTACGGCATCAGCAGCCACGAAGCCTGCACCATTAGTATTCATATCAGAGCCGACGAAAGGAGCATCCACCTTTTCTGCAAGAACCGAATTTTTGACCGCGAAGAAGAAGAGACAATGAGAGAAGGCGTGGGCATCAGCAACGCAAAAAAACGGTTGGCATATTTGTATCCCGAAAAATATTTATTGAACATCGATACGCAAAAAGAGCATTTCACCGTTGATTTGATGATAATAACGTGA
- the argH gene encoding argininosuccinate lyase: MKLWQKENTSTSQLIETFTVGRDKEFDLLLAPYDVQGSIAHVTMLGEVGLMEKDEAEKAVEALQQIAAEIEEGGFKIDENVEDVHSQVELLLTQRVGDIGKKIHSGRSRNDQVAVDIKLYLRAEVKAVKDEVAELFDLLLQQSEKYKNVLLPGYTHLQIAMPSSFGLWFGAYAESFVDDLEMLAAAYRITNKNPLGSGAGYGSSFPLNRRRTTELLNFASLNHNSVYAQMTRGKTEKAVAMGLSCIAATLSKLAMDCCLYMNQNFGFITFPSELTTGSSIMPHKKNPDVFELIRAKCNRIQSTPNELTLLLNNLPSGYHRDLQLTKEILFPAIEELKACLQLCRLMLTNIQVKESILLDQKYKYLFTVEAVNDLVNRGIPFREAYKQIGDDVEGGNFAFDVTKPLAHTHEGSISNLCNKEISEEMQKVLAQFD; encoded by the coding sequence ATGAAGCTCTGGCAAAAAGAAAATACCTCTACTTCTCAATTGATTGAAACCTTTACTGTAGGCCGCGACAAAGAATTTGATTTGCTGCTGGCGCCGTACGACGTGCAAGGCTCTATCGCCCACGTAACCATGCTTGGTGAAGTTGGTTTAATGGAAAAAGACGAAGCGGAAAAAGCCGTGGAAGCGCTTCAACAAATTGCGGCCGAAATTGAAGAAGGCGGCTTTAAAATTGACGAAAACGTTGAAGATGTTCATTCGCAGGTTGAGTTGCTTTTAACGCAACGCGTTGGTGATATTGGCAAAAAAATTCACAGTGGCCGCAGTCGAAACGACCAGGTGGCCGTTGATATAAAATTGTATTTGCGTGCGGAAGTGAAGGCTGTAAAAGATGAAGTAGCGGAACTGTTTGACCTGTTGCTGCAGCAAAGCGAAAAGTACAAGAACGTTCTTTTGCCAGGCTACACGCATTTGCAGATCGCTATGCCTTCGTCTTTTGGTTTGTGGTTTGGCGCTTATGCCGAAAGCTTTGTGGATGATTTAGAAATGCTGGCCGCCGCTTATCGCATCACCAATAAAAATCCTTTGGGCAGTGGAGCCGGTTACGGTTCGTCCTTTCCCTTGAACAGAAGACGAACGACGGAGTTATTAAACTTTGCTTCGCTTAACCACAATTCGGTTTATGCGCAAATGACGCGTGGCAAAACAGAGAAAGCAGTGGCAATGGGCCTGAGCTGTATTGCCGCAACGTTGAGCAAACTGGCCATGGATTGCTGTTTGTACATGAACCAAAACTTCGGCTTCATCACTTTTCCGTCCGAACTCACAACGGGAAGCAGCATCATGCCGCACAAAAAAAATCCAGATGTATTTGAGCTGATCCGCGCCAAATGCAACCGCATTCAGTCAACGCCTAATGAGCTAACGCTTCTGTTAAACAACCTTCCTTCGGGCTATCACCGCGACTTGCAGTTGACAAAAGAAATTCTCTTTCCGGCCATCGAAGAATTGAAAGCTTGTTTGCAATTGTGCCGTCTTATGCTCACGAATATTCAAGTGAAAGAAAGCATTCTTCTTGATCAGAAATACAAATACCTCTTCACCGTAGAAGCCGTAAATGATTTGGTGAACCGCGGCATTCCGTTTCGCGAGGCGTACAAGCAAATTGGCGATGATGTGGAAGGCGGAAACTTTGCCTTTGATGTCACAAAACCACTGGCGCATACCCATGAAGGCAGCATCAGCAATTTATGCAACAAAGAAATTAGCGAGGAAATGCAAAAGGTGTTGGCACAGTTTGATTAA
- the argB gene encoding acetylglutamate kinase, whose product MEQLYVIKIGGNIVDDETKLALFLNAFAAIDEKKILVHGGGKLATKMAAQLNVPQQMVEGRRITDAETLKIVTMVYAGLINKNIVAQLQAADCDAVGLSGADGNAIKAHKRVVKELDYGFAGDVDEVNAGFLHALLQQNLSPVLAPITHNGKGQLLNTNADTIAQETAKALSKFYDVSLLYSFEKSGVLLDAEDENTVIPVITKETYKDLKEKSLVFAGMIPKLDNAFAALDSGVRKVIIGKADNLQHLLNGEAGTSIINEQ is encoded by the coding sequence ATGGAACAACTTTACGTTATAAAAATCGGCGGCAATATTGTTGATGATGAAACAAAGCTGGCTTTGTTTCTGAATGCTTTTGCAGCAATTGACGAAAAAAAAATCCTTGTGCACGGTGGCGGTAAACTGGCAACAAAGATGGCCGCACAACTGAATGTCCCGCAACAGATGGTTGAAGGCCGGCGCATTACCGATGCAGAAACACTGAAGATTGTGACAATGGTTTACGCAGGATTGATCAACAAAAACATCGTTGCGCAATTGCAAGCTGCCGACTGCGATGCGGTTGGCTTGAGCGGTGCTGATGGCAATGCAATTAAAGCACACAAGCGGGTTGTAAAAGAGTTGGATTACGGCTTTGCGGGTGATGTGGACGAAGTAAATGCCGGCTTTCTTCACGCACTGTTGCAACAAAATCTTTCGCCGGTCTTGGCGCCCATTACACATAATGGCAAAGGACAATTGCTCAACACCAATGCTGATACCATCGCACAAGAGACGGCCAAAGCACTCAGTAAATTTTACGACGTATCGCTCCTTTATTCTTTCGAAAAATCCGGCGTGTTGCTGGACGCTGAAGACGAAAACACAGTGATACCGGTCATAACAAAAGAAACGTACAAGGACCTCAAGGAAAAAAGCCTCGTGTTTGCCGGCATGATTCCAAAATTGGATAACGCGTTTGCCGCATTGGATAGCGGCGTAAGAAAAGTCATCATCGGAAAAGCAGACAATCTTCAACATTTATTGAACGGCGAAGCAGGAACAAGCATCATCAATGAACAGTGA
- a CDS encoding M20 family metallo-hydrolase: MNSDLNRLQEEAIGVLSELIKRPSFSREEEQTATYLAAFLSGKNVDAKRVGNNVLARNKNFDEARPTILLNSHHDTVKPNSAYTKDPFVPQTKGGKLYGLGSNDAGGCLVSLLMTFLYFYEREDLKYNLVFAATAEEEISGAAGIQLALEHLPKIDFAVVGEPTLLQMAVAERGLMVLDCKAIGKAGHAARDEGENALYKAVKDIEWFASFRFPKVSDLLGPVKTSVTVIETQNKAHNVVPAECSFVVDVRVNELYTMQEVLNIIHGNVLSDVKPRSTRLKSSLISLDHPLVKAGLALGKTYYGSPTTSDKALIPFPALKIGPGDSARSHSADEFIYVDEIKEGVDFYINLLQQLLV, from the coding sequence ATGAACAGTGATTTAAATAGATTGCAGGAAGAAGCCATTGGCGTTCTTTCAGAATTGATAAAGCGGCCTTCGTTCAGCAGGGAAGAAGAGCAAACGGCAACTTATCTCGCCGCTTTTTTGTCTGGTAAAAACGTTGATGCAAAAAGAGTCGGTAATAATGTTTTGGCCCGTAACAAAAACTTTGACGAAGCCAGGCCAACGATTCTACTAAACTCTCATCACGATACGGTAAAGCCTAATTCTGCTTACACAAAAGACCCGTTCGTTCCACAAACAAAAGGCGGTAAGCTTTACGGTTTAGGGAGCAACGATGCCGGCGGTTGCCTGGTTTCCTTGCTGATGACTTTTCTGTATTTCTACGAAAGAGAAGATTTAAAATACAACCTTGTTTTTGCAGCAACGGCAGAAGAAGAAATTTCAGGTGCGGCCGGCATTCAACTGGCGCTTGAGCATTTGCCCAAAATTGATTTTGCTGTTGTTGGCGAACCTACGCTTTTACAAATGGCCGTTGCCGAACGCGGCCTGATGGTACTTGATTGCAAAGCCATTGGTAAAGCCGGTCATGCGGCAAGAGACGAAGGCGAGAATGCGCTTTACAAAGCCGTGAAGGATATTGAATGGTTTGCATCCTTTCGCTTTCCAAAGGTTTCGGATTTGCTTGGCCCGGTAAAAACATCAGTCACGGTAATTGAAACCCAAAACAAAGCTCACAACGTTGTGCCGGCCGAATGCAGCTTTGTGGTGGACGTTCGCGTGAACGAATTGTACACGATGCAGGAAGTGCTAAACATCATTCATGGAAACGTGCTAAGCGATGTAAAACCGCGCAGCACAAGGTTAAAGTCATCGCTTATTTCACTCGATCATCCCTTGGTGAAAGCGGGATTAGCGCTTGGCAAAACCTATTACGGATCACCCACTACTTCCGACAAAGCACTGATACCTTTTCCTGCTTTGAAGATTGGTCCCGGCGATTCGGCAAGAAGTCATTCTGCGGATGAATTTATTTACGTTGATGAAATAAAAGAAGGCGTTGATTTTTATATTAACCTGCTGCAACAACTGCTGGTTTAA
- a CDS encoding LytR/AlgR family response regulator transcription factor, translated as MQIKSVIIDDEPLALEVLRQYIEKFPSLQLLQSFDDAVAGRSYLKTNAVDLLFIDINMPDVKGTELVRSLENRPMVIFTTAYKNYALEGFELDAIDYLVKPIAFERFSKAVQKATEFYGLRQSVKPENDNLFVRAEYQLVKIPFSDIDYIESVEDYLKIHIANSRPVMTLMTMKAVLEKLPASQFARIHRSYIVQLSKIKSVVNRKVNLGNVELPVSSSYVEFIKEWTKQ; from the coding sequence ATGCAGATAAAATCAGTCATCATAGACGACGAACCCCTGGCGCTGGAAGTACTCAGGCAGTACATTGAAAAGTTTCCTTCCCTCCAATTGCTACAAAGTTTTGACGATGCCGTTGCCGGCAGGAGTTATTTGAAAACCAACGCGGTTGATCTTCTTTTCATTGACATCAACATGCCCGACGTGAAAGGGACGGAGCTGGTGCGCAGCCTTGAGAACAGACCAATGGTGATTTTTACAACCGCCTACAAGAATTATGCGCTGGAAGGATTTGAGCTGGATGCGATTGATTATTTGGTAAAGCCCATTGCCTTTGAACGCTTCAGCAAGGCCGTACAAAAGGCAACGGAGTTTTATGGCTTGCGCCAATCGGTAAAGCCCGAAAACGACAACCTGTTTGTGCGGGCCGAATACCAGTTGGTAAAAATTCCCTTCAGCGACATTGACTACATTGAAAGCGTAGAAGATTATTTGAAAATACACATTGCAAACAGCCGGCCTGTAATGACGTTAATGACCATGAAAGCTGTGCTGGAAAAGCTTCCGGCTTCGCAGTTTGCCCGCATTCACCGCAGCTACATCGTACAGTTGTCGAAAATAAAATCGGTCGTTAACCGCAAAGTAAATCTTGGCAATGTTGAATTGCCGGTAAGCTCCAGCTACGTTGAGTTCATTAAAGAATGGACGAAACAATAA
- the tsaD gene encoding tRNA (adenosine(37)-N6)-threonylcarbamoyltransferase complex transferase subunit TsaD, protein MSTTILAIESSCDETSASVCCDGKILSNYIANQKVHEQYGGVVPELASRAHMQNIVPVVDVALKQAGISIDNIDAFAFTQSPGLIGSLLVGSQFAKSLAFARAKPLIAVHHMQAHVLANLIPDEKPSFPFLCLTVSGGHTQIVVANSSFDLKVIGETLDDAAGEAFDKSAKLLGLPYPGGPLIDKYAKDGNPSRFTFAEPQIPGLDFSFSGLKTSILYFLQKEVKNNENFVAENLADLCASIQERIITILLKKLKKAALQTGITQLCIAGGVSANSSLRKAFAEMCEQNNWKSFIPPFEYCTDNAAMIAITAYYKFLHGDSTPLSVSASARASWE, encoded by the coding sequence TTGTCAACTACAATACTCGCCATCGAATCTTCCTGCGACGAAACATCCGCATCCGTTTGCTGCGATGGAAAAATTTTGTCCAACTATATCGCTAACCAAAAAGTGCACGAGCAATACGGCGGCGTGGTGCCCGAACTGGCCAGCCGTGCGCACATGCAAAACATCGTGCCCGTTGTGGACGTGGCTTTAAAACAAGCCGGCATTTCTATTGATAACATAGATGCCTTTGCATTTACGCAATCACCGGGATTAATTGGGTCTCTGCTCGTGGGCAGCCAGTTTGCAAAATCACTCGCCTTTGCACGGGCCAAACCGCTGATTGCCGTGCACCACATGCAGGCACATGTATTGGCCAATTTGATTCCCGACGAGAAACCTTCTTTTCCCTTTTTGTGTTTAACGGTAAGCGGCGGCCACACGCAGATCGTCGTTGCCAACAGTTCTTTCGATTTAAAAGTCATCGGCGAAACGCTTGACGATGCAGCCGGTGAAGCCTTTGATAAATCGGCAAAGCTTTTAGGCCTCCCCTATCCCGGCGGACCGCTGATTGACAAATACGCCAAAGATGGCAATCCGTCACGTTTTACGTTTGCCGAACCCCAAATTCCCGGATTGGATTTTAGCTTCAGCGGACTGAAAACATCCATCCTTTATTTTTTGCAAAAAGAAGTGAAGAACAACGAAAATTTCGTTGCCGAAAACTTAGCCGATTTGTGCGCTTCCATCCAGGAACGCATCATTACCATCCTGCTGAAAAAATTAAAAAAAGCTGCGCTGCAAACGGGCATCACGCAGTTGTGCATTGCCGGTGGCGTTTCGGCCAACAGCAGCTTGCGCAAGGCCTTTGCCGAAATGTGTGAACAAAACAATTGGAAGAGCTTTATACCGCCGTTCGAATACTGCACCGACAACGCTGCCATGATTGCGATAACGGCTTACTATAAATTTTTACACGGCGATTCCACACCGCTTTCTGTTAGCGCATCAGCAAGGGCAAGTTGGGAATGA
- a CDS encoding methylglyoxal synthase: protein MKSQANQAKRIALVAHDKKKRDLVDWAYYNRELLSKHQLVATGTTGTLLEERLDVPVKKLLSGPLGGDQQLGAMIAEGKIDVIVFFWDPLESHAHDSDVKALIRLAVAWNIIIACNRTTADFILTSPLLESNYNIMEPDFSMYENRMLKQ, encoded by the coding sequence ATGAAATCACAAGCAAACCAAGCCAAGCGCATTGCCTTAGTGGCGCACGATAAAAAGAAAAGAGACCTTGTGGATTGGGCCTATTACAATCGGGAACTTTTGTCGAAACATCAGTTGGTAGCCACGGGAACAACGGGCACCTTGCTGGAAGAACGACTGGACGTGCCGGTGAAAAAATTGCTAAGCGGCCCTCTCGGTGGCGACCAGCAACTCGGCGCCATGATTGCCGAAGGCAAAATAGACGTGATTGTTTTCTTTTGGGACCCACTGGAAAGCCATGCGCACGACAGCGACGTGAAAGCATTGATACGGTTGGCTGTTGCATGGAACATCATCATCGCCTGCAATCGTACCACGGCTGATTTTATTTTAACCTCGCCGCTTCTTGAGAGCAATTACAACATCATGGAGCCGGATTTCTCTATGTATGAAAATCGGATGCTTAAACAATAA